In one Colletotrichum destructivum chromosome 2, complete sequence genomic region, the following are encoded:
- a CDS encoding Putative histone acetyltransferase domain, MYST-type, acyl-CoA N-acyltransferase produces the protein MAPVKRKRLHDEPEPPPPPTAAAAEPMTRRATRQTPILPPPIPTSTTASQPYLQPSLPAAVAEEKNPGGHRPSNSRPQPPAKFSETPIPIPKHPSSSTAHPPPLQKPFVQSTSQQPSVPTVPDSRVAARQRHGGAADPPTMAAKEAKENMRPMTLVAPKITYQAPQTQLHRTGSLVRPSPPTGQPPITQHFRPVSTRPYHTIPMTVTAVPVPVPPTSSSTHSKPVQPPVAVAQRTVDKSAPRTDRNIDKVMLGNICFRAWYPSYYGKEVLGDAAGAKGGAGSKNSLSHDLAGGTNNNSGGGAKNNQRKGADAPMLDRLYVCPVCFKYSKELVAWWGHVRVCERAGTVPGRKVYVHPRGRRLVRKEIARTTGKKTNVAPKYTEEYVTDEGEWSVWEVDGEQDVLFCQNLSLFAKLFLDNKSVFFDVRGFNYFLLVYTPPPKADSPDPPPRPHIVGFFSKEKMSWDNNNLACILVFPPWQRKGLGALLMGVSYEISRREGVLGGPEKPISELGRKGYKRFWGGEVARWLLDCPTNGRGGGGNADPAMLVDVEDCSRATWITLEDCLGTLREMGVVVEAGKGPGKPRTKNKKRKKGSDDAEAEDGEGDEDVEMEGAGPESEPEPEPRPDVPRVRVDKAAVWAWVAANGVSLEKVCDPDGFVEGYAIKEPDAEEDDE, from the exons ATGGCGCCGGTGAAGCGCAAACGACTCCACGACGAACCCGaaccgcctcctccccccaccgccgccgctgccgagccGATGACGCGTCGCGCAACGCGTCAAACTCCGATCCTGCCTCCTCCGATCCCgacctccaccaccgcctctcAACCGTACTTGCAGCCCTCgctccccgccgccgtcgccgaggagaagaaccCCGGCGGACATCGCCCCTCGAATTCAAGACCACAGCCGCCGGCCAAATTCTCCGAAACCCCTATCCCTATACCGAAGCACCCGTCCTCTTCGACGGCGCATCCTCCACCACTTCAAAAACCGTTCGTTCAATCGACAAGCCAGCAGCCGTCGGTTCCTACGGTCCCGGATTCCCGTGTTGCAGCGCGTCAAAGACACGGAGGCGCAGCCGACCCTCCAACGatggcggccaaggaggcaAAGGAAAACATGAGGCCCATGACGCTCGTCGCGCCCAAGATCACATACCAAGCGCCGCAAACGCAACTCCACCGGACAGGTAGTCTCGTTCGACCTAGCCCTCCCACTGGCCAGCCGCCCATCACGCAGCACTTCCGACCCGTGTCAACGCGACCATACCACACCATCCCCATGACCGTCACTGCCGTGCCCGTCCCTGTGCCCCccacgtcgtcatcgacacATTCGAAACCCGTCCAGCCCCCAGTAGCGGTGGCACAGCGGACGGTGGACAAGTCAGCCCCGCGGACGGACCGCAACATCGACAAGGTGATGCTCGGCAACATCTGCTTCCGTGCGTGGTACCCCTCATACTACGGCAAGGAAGTCCTTGGCGACGCCGCGGGCGCCAAGGGCGGTGCCGGCAGCAAGAACTCGCTGTCCCACGACCTCGCTGGCggcaccaacaacaacagcggGGGCGGCGCAAAGAATAACCAGCGCAAAGGTGCCGACGCCCCCATGCTCGACAGGCTCTACGTATGTCCCGTGTGCTTCAAGTACTCGAAGGAGCTGGTGGCGTGGTGGGGCCACGTCCGCGTGTGCGAGCGCGCGGGGACGGTCCCGGGGAGGAAGGTCTATGTTCACCCGCGCGGCAGGAGACTGGTGCGAAAGGAGATTGCGCGGACAACAGGGAAGAAAACGAACGTTGCGCCCAAGTATACCGAGGAGTACGTCACGGACGAGGGAGAGTGGAGTGTGTGGGAGGTTGATGGCGAGCAGGATGTG CTCTTCTGCCAGAACCTCTCGCTTTTCGCCAAGCTCTTCCTTGACAACAAATCTGTCTTCTTCGACGTTCGCGGCTTCAACTACTTCCTCCTTGTCtacacgccgccgccaaaaGCCGACAGTCCggacccgccgccgcgcccgcacatcgtcggcttcttctccaaggagaagatgtcgtgggacaacaacaacctcgcCTGCATCCTCGTGTTCCCGCCGTGGCAGCGCAAAGGCCTCGGCGCGCTGCTGATGGGCGTGTCGTACGAGATCTCGCGGCGCGAGGGCGTGCTCGGCGGGCCGGAGAAGCCCATctcggagctgggccgcAAGGGGTACAAGCGGTTCtggggcggcgaggtcgcgAGGTGGCTGCTCGACTGTCCGACGAACGGGAGGGGTGGTGGAGGAAACGCCGACCCGGCGATGTtggtcgatgtcgaggactGCAGCCGAGCGACATGGATCACGTTGGAGGACTGTCTCGGCACGTTGCGGGAGATGGGGGTCGTCGTGGAGGCTGGCAAGGGGCCCGGGAAGCCTCGGacgaagaacaagaagaggaagaagggtAGCGATGACGCGGAAGCAGAGGATGGGGAAGGAGATGAGGACGTGGAGATGGAGGGTGCGGGGCCTGAGTCCGAGCCCGAACCCG
- a CDS encoding Putative leucine-rich repeat domain superfamily — translation MLVFESKVTSYKRSITRRKRVFKSERNNDQVARVIHFSTDISANRYLNTLIASSNLINMTSAATISLPSTPPTFGGFVPRPSGLTQTPATSITNLADSHDDDTGVDLDEAIRLATLCRHAFNLLDVQMLDFNHSKAYTADEILALPMDVLRLPDELHGLPRRKSARSHLAVAIATLLYPATHDNAVSPVIRYEAARVRLRAWVALQRKYDIFAATKRNGHSFRGLTGGAAPGVHAPVWASRILAQGPWNPASFPVPLAGTKAIPMPVAVADIADLAPFFDHLGQGGTHELDEKSAGTALDGGKGGPCYGIKAAEFPKGVVYEDGRMDLCKMVVGPDHIGNLMNSLRPNLFVRHFLLGNNIIGPVGAQEIARFIRKLPDRMETWYLAGNCIDAASFKTLVDALIESDAVTNVWLKRNPLGPAAAVDVYRLITETKNIRTLDLDQTELGDAGVAELFHRLTMFSLAVPGRKKLPLRNIYLNGNGISTKAALAIAAFLDSPACGITSLYLSCNPLGDEGAQALASGICQAPQLSRLSLQSTGLTTPGAVNVFRAVKSHPGMRFLDVGQAYATVDLGQAWNYIDSAAVPSICELVTANQNLEYLNLGHCPITPPELRKIDAAVLTGSLLYYSAESILPDPKEMYPTFNPSTDHTMPEMHSWLVPTNDDKALKKAVNNHIEANVKTIYGDGMSYAKFLDEEKRWIVNDKTDVRKIGSVYRNRDAGHARRRLQVLVKDWEENDNTLARVMNAKGPFSTTRKY, via the coding sequence ATGCTCGTCTTCGAAAGCAAAGTAACATCATATAAGCGTTCCATTACCCGTCGTAAGAGGGTTTTCAAGTCCGAAAGGAACAACGATCAAGTCGCCAGAGTGATTCACTTTTCGACCGACATCTCAGCCAATAGATACCTTAACACATTAATCGCATCAAGCAACCTGATCAACATGACCTCCGCCGCTACGATTTCACTTCCATCAACGCCACCGACATTCGGTGGGTTTGTTCCTCGGCCCTCTGGTCTGACACAGACACCCGCCACCAGTATCACCAACTTGGCGGACAGCCATGATGACGACACCGGAGTCGACTTGGACGAGGCAATCCGCTTGGCTACCCTCTGCCGGCATGCTTTCAACCTCCTTGACGTGCAGATGCTAGACTTCAACCACTCAAAAGCCTACACTGCCGACGAGATACTTGCTCTGCCCATGGACGTCCTCCGACTGCCAGATGAGCTGCATGGTCTCCCCCGCCGGAAATCTGCGCGATCTCATCTGGCTGTGGCCATTGCAACGCTGTTGTATCCCGCCACCCATGACAACGCCGTGTCACCCGTCATCCGGTACGAAGCCGCGCGGGTGAGACTGCGTGCGTGGGTCGCCCTGCAGCGGAAATACGACATCTTTGCCGCCACCAAACGGAACGGCCACAGCTTCCGCGGCTTGActggcggcgcggcgcccGGCGTGCATGCGCCTGTCTGGGCTTCTCGCATCCTTGCTCAGGGTCCGTGGAACCCGGCCAGCTTCCCCGTCCCCCTAGCTGGCACGAAAGCCATTCCGatgcccgtcgccgttgccgatATCGCCGACTTGGCTCCCTTCTTCGACCACCTCGGGCAGGGTGGCACCCACGAGCTTGATGAGAAGTCGGCCGGTACTGCTctcgatggcggcaagggcgggCCTTGCTACGGCATCAAGGCTGCCGAGTTTCCCAAAGGTGTCGTCTACGAGGACGGTCGCATGGATTTGTGCAAAATGGTTGTTGGCCCAGACCACATCGGCAACCTGATGAACAGCTTACGGCCGAATCTCTTTGTCCGGCACTTCCTTTTGGGCAATAATATCATTGGTCCGGTTGGTGCCCAGGAGATCGCTCGGTTCATCCGAAAGCTCCCCGACCGTATGGAAACTTGGTACCTGGCTGGCAATTgcatcgacgccgccagcTTCAAGACCCTCGTCGATGCCCTGATCGAATCGGATGCAGTGACAAACGTCTGGCTGAAACGAAATCCACTGGGCCCCGCAGCCGCTGTAGATGTCTATCGCCTCATCACCGAGACAAAGAATATTCGCACGTTGGATCTCGACCAGACCGAGCTCGGTGACGCCGGTGTTGCAGAGCTGTTCCACCGTCTGACCATGTTCTCTCTTGCTGTTCCCGGCCGTAAGAAACTGCCCCTCCGCAACATCTACCTGAACGGCAACGGAATTTCGACCAAAGCTGCGTTGGCCATCGCCGCTTTCCTGGATTCGCCCGCCTGTGGCATTACCTCGCTCTACCTGTCATGCAACCCCTTGGGTGACGAGGGTGCGCAAGCTCTTGCTTCAGGCATCTGCCAGGCTCCCCAACTTTCTCGGCTGTCGCTACAGTCCACCGGCCTAACAACACCTGGCGCTGTTAACGTCTTCCGGGCTGTCAAATCGCATCCCGGCATGCGCTTCTTGGACGTTGGCCAGGCGTATGCGACCGTTGACCTTGGTCAGGCGTGGAACTATATTGATAGTGCTGCCGTACCGTCGATATGCGAGCTCGTAACAGCAAATCAGAACTTGGAGTACCTGAACCTAGGTCACTGCCCGATCACACCGCCAGAGCTGCGAAAAATTGACGCCGCTGTGCTGACAGGTTCCCTGCTGTACTACAGCGCGGAATCGATCCTTCCTGATCCGAAAGAGATGTACCCAACATTCAACCCTTCGACGGATCATACGATGCCAGAAATGCACTCATGGTTGGTGCCGACCAACGATGACAAAGCCTTGAAGAAGGCTGTCAACAACCACATTGAGGCAAATGTTAAGACCATATACGGCGACGGCATGAGCTATGCCAAGTTCCTTGACGAGGAGAAAAGATGGATCGTAAATGACAAGACTGACGTGCGCAAAATCGGCTCGGTGTACCGCAACCGGGACGCTGGCCATGCTCGACGCAGACTGCAGGTCCTGGTCAAAGACTGGGAAGAGAACGACAACACGCTCGCCCGCGTAATGAATGCCAAGGGCCCGTTCTCCACTACGAGAAAATACTGA